A genomic segment from Kyrpidia tusciae DSM 2912 encodes:
- a CDS encoding PIN domain-containing protein: MLDMLREQGLGVVALPLPVRPPDPADEPFLEVALAAGRDVPLITGNVCYPENLRQGVPIVTPREWLDRYRE, translated from the coding sequence GTGCTTGATATGTTGCGTGAGCAGGGCTTGGGCGTTGTAGCTTTACCACTGCCTGTTCGCCCTCCGGATCCGGCGGATGAACCGTTTTTGGAAGTGGCGCTGGCAGCTGGCAGGGACGTCCCCCTCATCACCGGCAATGTTTGCTATCCGGAAAACTTGAGACAGGGTGTTCCCATTGTCACTCCGCGGGAATGGCTGGACCGTTACCGGGAGTAA
- a CDS encoding PIN domain-containing protein — protein sequence MSRVARPFVVLDTNVLVSGFVNPYGAPAVILRLAVRGQIRLVYDVRIFAEYTEVLLRPTFRLAETCCARCLICCVSRAWAL from the coding sequence ATGAGTCGAGTTGCCCGGCCTTTCGTTGTTCTGGACACGAATGTTCTCGTATCCGGGTTTGTCAATCCGTACGGGGCTCCCGCAGTAATTCTTCGTCTTGCGGTACGAGGACAGATTCGTTTGGTTTACGACGTACGGATATTTGCAGAATATACGGAGGTACTGCTGAGGCCGACATTCAGGCTTGCGGAGACTTGTTGCGCACGGTGCTTGATATGTTGCGTGAGCAGGGCTTGGGCGTTGTAG
- a CDS encoding type II toxin-antitoxin system Phd/YefM family antitoxin has translation MRFITARELRAGAGSLWKQLRDGDDVVVTLNGKPVALLLPADKRFLETRTGDPAAGSSGIGFGRFAPNVLGGGERSVDR, from the coding sequence ATGCGCTTTATTACAGCACGAGAACTTCGAGCGGGCGCGGGGTCTCTGTGGAAACAATTGCGTGACGGGGATGACGTGGTGGTGACATTGAATGGAAAGCCGGTTGCTCTTTTGCTGCCTGCTGACAAACGTTTCTTAGAAACGAGAACTGGAGATCCTGCGGCGGGTTCGAGCGGAATTGGCTTTGGAAGATTTGCACCGAATGTCCTTGGGGGCGGGGAACGATCTGTTGACAGATGA
- a CDS encoding IS607 family transposase, whose product MKDTQYLPIGKVAKMLGLSVQTIRRWEKAGKIHSIRSPGNHRLFDVEEVRRLLGKPAGDRTAIYARVSSAKQKADGNLQRQRERLERYAEERGYDVVRVFSEQASGINENRKQLAALLKLAEDGEIDRVLIEYPDRMARFGYRYLERFFESHGVAVESTHKTEPKTSQQELVEDLLTIITVFSARMYGKRSQEFRKKIGQAMKEMGGEGTGHGHQDDPDRDSQGGPSVQEGGPGEDQGHL is encoded by the coding sequence ATGAAAGACACACAGTATCTACCGATCGGCAAAGTGGCAAAGATGCTGGGACTGAGCGTGCAGACGATCCGTCGCTGGGAAAAGGCCGGGAAGATTCATTCCATTCGTTCGCCAGGGAACCACAGGTTGTTCGACGTGGAAGAAGTGCGGCGGCTTTTGGGAAAACCGGCCGGGGACCGGACGGCAATCTACGCCCGGGTATCTTCGGCCAAACAAAAGGCGGACGGCAATCTCCAGCGGCAACGGGAACGGCTGGAGCGGTACGCGGAAGAACGCGGGTACGATGTGGTCCGGGTGTTTTCCGAACAGGCGTCGGGAATCAACGAGAACAGGAAACAACTGGCGGCCCTGCTCAAACTCGCCGAAGACGGGGAGATCGACCGGGTGCTGATCGAATACCCGGACAGGATGGCGCGGTTCGGATACCGGTATCTGGAGCGGTTTTTCGAGAGCCACGGGGTGGCGGTCGAGTCCACCCACAAGACCGAGCCGAAGACATCCCAGCAGGAGCTGGTGGAAGATCTGTTGACGATCATCACCGTGTTTTCAGCCCGGATGTACGGCAAGCGGTCGCAGGAGTTCCGGAAAAAGATTGGGCAGGCCATGAAAGAGATGGGAGGTGAGGGAACTGGTCACGGTCATCAAGACGATCCGGATCGGGATTCACAGGGAGGTCCATCGGTGCAAGAGGGAGGCCCTGGAGAGGACCAAGGACATCTATAA
- a CDS encoding zinc ribbon domain-containing protein — MRELVTVIKTIRIGIHREVHRCKREALERTKDIYNQVIAFYMDFFAAHLNVLDEPVQVRKKDGSIKERRRTNQELLTFAEFHTLATKAHPNPGWPLDEHVPSAKGMPTELRRAAINQAIGKVRSWSSAVKAWEVAPPGKRGREPQLGRPNEPVTFYAGMVEHPAYDLTPRKKKRHTFISLKLHTGQKWEKVSLPVVVHAQAEALLAGSALEKERIARKRKRSKTAQAGSGEEKGDRTWVAKSLTVYGKRDKRYPGGVRYALHIPMEKSVDKPRKAEEQRRANPQMPVVAVDLGANRLAVMGAFVEGRLAATRFVDGRALNHRRHRLLTVIHRKRAQSGRLQPGVQDNANLWNKIRNLDENAAKQTAVAIVRFAKKHGAKVIVFEHLRRYRPPKEKMSRSGRKNHKRAYWLRGQIMEWVRDLAFREGILTVERNPAYTSQVCPHCKVLGERKGSRFTCKNPNHRYSADADFVGMMNLYRKWTKTFVYPQRGDDPKPEVA; from the coding sequence GTGAGGGAACTGGTCACGGTCATCAAGACGATCCGGATCGGGATTCACAGGGAGGTCCATCGGTGCAAGAGGGAGGCCCTGGAGAGGACCAAGGACATCTATAACCAGGTGATTGCGTTTTACATGGACTTTTTCGCCGCACATCTGAACGTGTTGGACGAGCCGGTCCAGGTTCGGAAGAAGGACGGGTCTATCAAAGAACGAAGGCGCACCAACCAAGAACTGCTGACCTTCGCGGAGTTTCACACCTTGGCGACCAAAGCCCACCCGAACCCGGGGTGGCCGCTCGACGAACACGTTCCGTCTGCGAAGGGGATGCCGACGGAGTTGCGGCGGGCGGCAATCAACCAGGCCATTGGCAAGGTCCGATCTTGGTCGAGCGCCGTGAAAGCCTGGGAGGTTGCGCCGCCCGGGAAGCGGGGCCGGGAACCGCAACTGGGCAGGCCCAACGAACCGGTGACGTTTTATGCGGGGATGGTCGAGCACCCCGCGTATGACCTGACCCCGCGGAAGAAAAAGCGGCACACATTCATCAGCTTGAAACTGCACACCGGGCAGAAGTGGGAAAAGGTGTCGCTACCGGTTGTGGTTCACGCCCAGGCCGAAGCGCTTCTCGCCGGGTCCGCCCTGGAGAAAGAGCGCATCGCTCGGAAAAGGAAACGGTCAAAGACGGCCCAGGCCGGTTCCGGCGAAGAAAAAGGGGACCGGACATGGGTGGCGAAATCCCTGACGGTGTACGGGAAGCGGGACAAACGGTATCCGGGCGGGGTGCGGTATGCGCTCCACATCCCAATGGAGAAATCCGTAGACAAACCCCGGAAGGCCGAGGAACAGCGCCGGGCAAACCCACAGATGCCGGTGGTTGCGGTGGACCTGGGGGCCAACCGGTTGGCGGTGATGGGAGCGTTCGTGGAAGGGCGGCTGGCGGCCACGAGGTTCGTGGACGGCCGGGCCTTGAACCATCGCCGGCACCGGCTGTTGACCGTCATTCACCGCAAGCGGGCGCAAAGCGGACGGCTCCAGCCGGGGGTCCAAGACAACGCGAACTTGTGGAACAAGATCCGGAACCTGGACGAGAACGCGGCCAAGCAGACGGCCGTGGCCATTGTCCGGTTCGCGAAGAAGCACGGCGCAAAGGTGATCGTGTTCGAGCACCTGCGTCGGTACCGGCCGCCAAAAGAGAAGATGAGCCGGAGCGGGCGGAAGAACCACAAACGAGCGTATTGGTTGCGCGGACAGATCATGGAATGGGTCCGGGACTTGGCGTTTCGGGAAGGAATTCTGACGGTGGAGCGCAACCCGGCCTACACGTCCCAGGTCTGTCCGCATTGCAAGGTGCTCGGGGAACGCAAGGGCTCGCGGTTCACATGCAAGAACCCGAACCATCGGTACAGCGCGGATGCAGATTTTGTGGGGATGATGAACCTGTACCGGAAATGGACGAAGACATTCGTGTATCCCCAGAGAGGGGATGACCCAAAGCCAGAGGTTGCCTGA
- a CDS encoding type II toxin-antitoxin system Phd/YefM family antitoxin, which translates to MEKTWQLQDAKNRLSELVHKAMRNGPQMITVRGKPAVVVVSVQEYERLVRPKTSLVEFFRSSPLVGARSFSLRSQ; encoded by the coding sequence ATGGAGAAGACCTGGCAGCTTCAGGATGCCAAAAATCGCCTCAGTGAACTCGTGCACAAGGCCATGCGGAACGGTCCACAGATGATTACGGTGCGCGGGAAACCCGCGGTCGTCGTGGTGTCCGTTCAGGAATATGAGCGTTTGGTACGTCCAAAAACCAGTCTGGTTGAATTTTTCCGAAGTTCCCCTCTGGTCGGGGCTCGCAGCTTCTCGCTTAGATCTCAATAA
- a CDS encoding recombinase family protein, protein MKVSIGKAAKELGVSPETLRRWEAEGKIRVERTPGGHRRYDLASLQGWSRKEPEPKERITLAYARVSSHDQKADLVRQVELLETFCAANGWRFEVLRDLGSGLNYNKRGYAPVLPGTWISFGWSGLNYNKRGLRELIRWICSGEVGRLVVTHKSRLLRFGSELVFSLCEHFGTEVVIINASEEATFEEELVQDVLEIITVFSARLYGSRSRSIRDIMKTLREAADAIRPENASGSG, encoded by the coding sequence ATGAAGGTTTCCATTGGAAAAGCGGCCAAAGAGCTGGGAGTATCGCCAGAAACGTTGCGCCGCTGGGAAGCGGAAGGAAAGATCCGGGTGGAGCGGACACCTGGAGGTCACCGCCGGTATGACCTGGCCAGCCTTCAGGGGTGGTCCCGAAAGGAGCCGGAGCCCAAAGAGCGCATCACGTTGGCCTATGCTCGGGTCTCCAGCCACGACCAGAAAGCGGATCTGGTGAGGCAGGTGGAGTTGCTGGAGACCTTTTGCGCCGCAAATGGGTGGCGGTTTGAGGTCCTCCGCGACCTGGGGTCTGGACTGAACTATAACAAACGCGGATACGCACCTGTTCTGCCGGGGACTTGGATCAGCTTCGGTTGGTCTGGACTGAACTATAACAAACGCGGATTGCGCGAACTCATCCGCTGGATCTGTTCCGGCGAAGTGGGCCGGTTGGTGGTCACCCACAAGAGCCGCCTGCTCCGGTTCGGGTCGGAGTTGGTGTTCTCGCTCTGCGAGCATTTCGGAACGGAGGTGGTGATCATCAATGCCTCGGAAGAGGCGACCTTTGAGGAAGAGCTGGTGCAGGACGTGCTGGAGATCATCACAGTGTTTTCGGCCCGGCTGTACGGGAGCCGGAGCCGATCGATTAGGGACATCATGAAAACGTTGAGGGAGGCGGCCGATGCCATCCGTCCTGAAAATGCTTCTGGAAGTGGATGA
- a CDS encoding RNA-guided endonuclease InsQ/TnpB family protein, which yields MPSVLKMLLEVDEHTAAILDGQSRIANWLYNRLLEEANELRRRFRQTQDPAVGKVLYTERGLRDRVPALKKERPFLRTVYSSVLKNAALRLSGAIRKYQKARREKGASSVGWPKFRSWKREWFSLQYDEPWKGYRLEGRKPEVSLGKVLDEGTGKEKQAQVTAHLAEPLPDWFEPGMVRQLRIVKEGKLFYAVFTVRRPVPARRPVGRVIAIDPNHKNLGYGVGTDGVATEIQNPWFLKILDRRIDELKSLRDRCKRKSVRVVREDGTEAWLPSRRWRKLNERLDELWRVRREQTKTYLRTVANRLYREYDGVFVGDYTPHGGGISRGMRRAMNNQSLIGRFKKTLKWTATRSGKVYGEWDEDGSTRSCHACHYEVPGGIPPEVREWTCPECGTHHIRDENSATNGLEQVLNNLEVPGSGRLGDKIVVTTRRAWRFDGLGIQEIPGIVGGRVGDHAAGRQEIK from the coding sequence ATGCCATCCGTCCTGAAAATGCTTCTGGAAGTGGATGAACACACGGCGGCGATTCTGGACGGGCAGTCGCGAATCGCCAACTGGCTGTACAACCGCCTGCTGGAGGAAGCGAACGAACTGCGCCGGCGGTTCCGGCAGACCCAGGACCCGGCTGTGGGAAAGGTGCTGTACACCGAACGCGGCCTGCGGGACCGGGTTCCGGCGCTGAAGAAGGAGCGCCCGTTCCTGCGGACGGTGTATTCGTCGGTGCTGAAGAACGCGGCCCTGCGGCTGAGCGGAGCGATCCGGAAATACCAGAAGGCCCGCCGCGAAAAGGGGGCATCGAGCGTCGGCTGGCCGAAGTTCCGGTCGTGGAAGCGGGAATGGTTCTCCCTGCAATACGACGAGCCGTGGAAGGGGTACCGGTTGGAGGGCCGGAAGCCGGAGGTGTCCCTGGGGAAGGTGCTGGACGAAGGGACGGGCAAAGAGAAGCAAGCCCAGGTGACCGCCCATCTGGCGGAACCCTTGCCCGATTGGTTCGAGCCGGGAATGGTTCGCCAGCTTCGGATCGTGAAGGAAGGGAAGCTGTTTTACGCGGTCTTCACGGTCAGGCGGCCTGTGCCGGCCCGGCGGCCTGTGGGGCGGGTCATTGCGATTGACCCGAACCACAAGAACCTGGGCTACGGAGTGGGGACCGACGGGGTGGCGACGGAAATCCAAAACCCGTGGTTTCTCAAGATCCTGGACCGGCGAATCGACGAGCTAAAGTCCCTTCGGGACCGGTGCAAGAGGAAGTCCGTTCGGGTGGTGAGAGAAGACGGGACGGAGGCGTGGCTGCCTTCGCGGCGGTGGCGGAAGCTGAACGAGCGGCTGGACGAGCTGTGGCGGGTGCGCCGAGAACAGACGAAGACGTACCTGCGGACGGTGGCCAACCGGCTGTACCGGGAGTACGACGGGGTGTTCGTGGGGGACTATACGCCGCACGGCGGGGGAATCAGCCGGGGGATGCGCCGGGCGATGAACAACCAGTCGCTGATCGGCAGATTCAAGAAAACCTTGAAGTGGACAGCAACCCGATCCGGGAAAGTGTACGGCGAGTGGGACGAAGACGGGTCCACCCGGAGCTGCCATGCCTGCCACTACGAAGTGCCGGGCGGGATTCCTCCGGAGGTTCGGGAGTGGACCTGTCCGGAGTGCGGGACGCACCACATCCGGGACGAGAATTCGGCGACAAACGGGCTGGAACAAGTGCTGAACAACTTGGAGGTGCCTGGCTCGGGCCGTCTGGGAGACAAGATAGTCGTTACGACCAGGCGGGCTTGGCGGTTCGACGGTCTAGGGATCCAAGAGATTCCGGGGATTGTCGGCGGGCGGGTGGGAGATCACGCCGCCGGCCGCCAAGAAATCAAATGA
- a CDS encoding helix-turn-helix domain-containing protein, with translation MNSGCITANLRRIRASKGLSQVEVAEMSNISRAAYRNIENGISSPKVSTLQDIVAAMGVKLEELVVPIKPLKSVRFRASKKLHRREQIFAQEDGGPAIVVNTWDRISVERRIFSAAHELGHLLLHLSVYRVEEESEVKAQENEANLFASHFLMPLSQTYTNLTLRRIWVRDCHVPHLISWRPAA, from the coding sequence GTGAACTCGGGATGCATCACCGCCAATCTGAGGAGAATTCGTGCGTCGAAAGGATTGTCTCAAGTTGAAGTGGCGGAAATGTCCAACATCTCAAGGGCAGCTTATCGCAATATTGAAAATGGAATCTCGAGTCCCAAGGTATCTACGCTCCAAGACATTGTCGCCGCCATGGGTGTCAAACTTGAGGAGCTGGTGGTGCCGATAAAACCGTTGAAGTCTGTGAGGTTTCGCGCGTCGAAGAAACTTCATCGCCGAGAGCAGATTTTTGCTCAAGAGGATGGAGGACCGGCTATCGTGGTGAATACTTGGGATCGAATTTCTGTGGAGCGCAGGATTTTTAGCGCGGCTCATGAACTCGGTCATCTCCTGTTGCATTTGAGTGTATACCGTGTGGAGGAGGAGTCCGAGGTAAAGGCCCAGGAGAACGAGGCGAACCTGTTTGCCAGCCATTTTCTGATGCCGCTCTCCCAAACCTACACAAATCTCACTTTGCGCAGGATTTGGGTTCGGGACTGTCATGTCCCTCATTTGATTTCTTGGCGGCCGGCGGCGTGA
- a CDS encoding AbrB/MazE/SpoVT family DNA-binding domain-containing protein, protein MRRKVTKIGNSVGITFTKEALQALGLDMGDEVELTINESNREIVIRKAPSIPPGLDPQFFDVLSANIERYRETIEGLKDR, encoded by the coding sequence GTGCGCCGGAAGGTGACGAAGATCGGCAACAGCGTCGGCATCACGTTCACAAAAGAGGCGCTGCAGGCTCTTGGCCTGGATATGGGGGACGAGGTCGAGCTTACGATCAACGAGTCAAACCGTGAAATCGTCATCCGCAAAGCGCCCAGCATTCCGCCGGGGCTTGACCCGCAGTTCTTCGACGTCTTGTCCGCCAACATCGAACGGTACCGGGAAACCATTGAAGGATTGAAGGACAGATGA
- a CDS encoding type II toxin-antitoxin system death-on-curing family toxin, with translation MTRYLTPEEIIAINLQVIREFSPNEQAGVRAPELLDSALNRPRQSVFGQDAYPTIYDKAAALFESLVQNHPFHNANKRTAFLALLQFLSYNGYTFMMEPKQAEDFVVDVVNHKYAFEEIVGALRRHAGRR, from the coding sequence ATGACTCGTTACCTGACGCCCGAAGAAATCATCGCCATCAACCTCCAGGTGATCCGGGAATTCTCCCCCAATGAACAGGCCGGAGTGCGGGCCCCCGAGTTGCTCGATTCAGCGCTGAACCGCCCGCGACAATCTGTCTTTGGACAGGATGCCTATCCAACGATCTATGATAAGGCGGCCGCACTGTTTGAATCCCTCGTGCAGAACCACCCATTCCATAACGCAAACAAACGAACCGCATTCCTGGCACTGCTTCAATTCCTCAGCTATAACGGGTATACGTTCATGATGGAGCCAAAACAGGCGGAAGATTTTGTCGTGGATGTGGTCAATCACAAGTACGCGTTTGAGGAGATCGTCGGCGCCCTCCGCCGCCATGCCGGGCGGAGGTAG
- a CDS encoding putative holin-like toxin, protein MSVFEALMVAINVAMLVIAIINANRKDRP, encoded by the coding sequence ATGAGCGTATTCGAAGCACTCATGGTGGCCATCAATGTAGCCATGCTCGTCATCGCGATCATCAACGCCAATAGAAAAGACCGCCCCTGA
- a CDS encoding Uma2 family endonuclease, with product MQQAHDPRQPILPERYEVIDGRVYDMSPPPSEIHQRIVTNLLREFSIYLKGRECFAYPAPFGVWWKEDDDEHVEPDISVICDPGKIRPKGCVGAPDLIVEVLGKSTAEKDRGIKMIKYRAAGVREYWIVDPEHETVEVYHWEDNVFQQPDVYGGDGEIPVRIFDDLVIKLRDVF from the coding sequence ATGCAGCAGGCTCACGATCCACGCCAGCCGATTTTGCCTGAACGGTATGAGGTGATTGATGGCAGGGTATACGACATGTCCCCTCCGCCGTCCGAGATTCACCAAAGAATTGTGACGAATCTGCTTCGGGAGTTCAGCATCTACCTGAAAGGGCGGGAATGTTTTGCCTATCCGGCCCCCTTTGGCGTGTGGTGGAAGGAGGACGACGATGAGCACGTGGAGCCGGATATTTCCGTGATCTGTGATCCGGGCAAAATTCGCCCGAAAGGTTGCGTGGGTGCTCCAGATCTCATCGTCGAAGTACTCGGCAAATCGACGGCGGAGAAGGACCGGGGCATCAAAATGATAAAATATCGTGCAGCGGGGGTCAGAGAGTACTGGATCGTCGATCCGGAACACGAAACGGTGGAGGTCTATCACTGGGAGGACAATGTGTTTCAACAGCCCGATGTGTACGGCGGGGATGGGGAAATACCGGTGCGCATCTTTGACGACCTCGTCATCAAATTGAGAGACGTGTTTTGA
- a CDS encoding AbrB/MazE/SpoVT family DNA-binding domain-containing protein: MPKVVTVRMDEKGRLTLPRSIREALHAKPGDVFYLQPEADGVRIVKGENPFDALAEHAIREYKAGKTRDLRDIARSWGIDLESPDEQS; encoded by the coding sequence ATGCCAAAAGTGGTCACTGTCCGCATGGACGAGAAAGGACGCCTGACACTGCCGCGAAGCATTCGCGAAGCCCTTCACGCCAAACCCGGCGATGTGTTTTACCTTCAACCGGAAGCCGACGGCGTGAGAATCGTCAAAGGCGAGAATCCCTTTGACGCCTTGGCTGAACACGCGATCCGCGAATACAAGGCCGGGAAGACCCGAGACTTGCGCGATATCGCCCGCAGCTGGGGTATAGACTTGGAGTCGCCGGATGAGCAGAGTTGA
- a CDS encoding type II toxin-antitoxin system Phd/YefM family antitoxin yields the protein MDKTWQLQDAKNRLSELVNKAMRNGPQMITVRGKPAVVVVSVQEYERLAHPKASLVEFFRNSPLVGVELDVERVRDHPRETGL from the coding sequence ATGGACAAGACCTGGCAGCTTCAGGATGCCAAAAATCGCCTCAGTGAACTTGTGAACAAGGCCATGCGGAACGGTCCGCAGATGATTACGGTGCGCGGGAAACCCGCGGTCGTCGTGGTGTCCGTTCAGGAATATGAGCGTTTGGCACATCCAAAGGCCAGTCTGGTGGAATTTTTTCGAAATTCCCCTCTGGTCGGGGTTGAACTGGACGTAGAACGAGTCCGGGACCATCCGCGGGAGACTGGACTGTGA
- a CDS encoding type II toxin-antitoxin system VapC family toxin, translated as MKYLLDTCVISELVKKAPAPAVLRWVENQDEENLYLSVLTLGELQRGVSKLLDRSRAEQLQAWLNDDLTHRFQRRILPVDQKVAKAWGEISGDAARRGETLPVMDSLIAATAQVHGLVVVTRNVRDIERCRVPVTNPWPDTRADL; from the coding sequence GTGAAATACTTACTGGACACCTGTGTCATTTCTGAACTGGTCAAGAAGGCTCCCGCTCCCGCAGTTCTGCGGTGGGTCGAGAACCAGGATGAGGAGAACCTGTATTTGAGCGTATTGACCCTGGGAGAACTGCAACGCGGTGTAAGTAAATTGCTGGATCGCAGTCGTGCAGAACAATTGCAGGCGTGGTTGAATGATGACTTGACCCACCGCTTTCAGAGACGCATCTTGCCTGTCGACCAAAAGGTGGCAAAGGCTTGGGGAGAAATCAGTGGAGACGCGGCGCGGCGAGGAGAAACACTCCCTGTCATGGACAGTCTCATTGCAGCCACCGCCCAGGTTCACGGCCTGGTTGTGGTCACGCGAAACGTACGCGACATAGAACGTTGCCGCGTTCCGGTTACGAATCCTTGGCCGGACACGCGCGCCGACCTGTAA
- a CDS encoding carbohydrate ABC transporter permease, translated as MSIQKRRLFYRFFISYLLEIHNPAAVGLYTELVCPFDAIMTEECISVIPASRVSETWNKIREQKETFITARTKAFRHTLEPFLYLLPAAVVFAGFVFYPFFKTLYISLFLTNPEGEIGRVVELKNYAAVFTSPEYLNSILVTLKFVILTVPAELVIGFVLAVFANVQLKGIAVFRTLYALPIAISSASAAVIWMLLFNPGSGWINYLLGLRRPSKPWTTRRRASTVHWITTIRRWG; from the coding sequence GTGTCGATTCAAAAAAGACGGCTGTTTTATCGCTTCTTTATCTCCTATTTACTCGAAATTCACAATCCTGCGGCGGTTGGCCTGTATACTGAACTCGTATGCCCGTTTGATGCGATCATGACGGAGGAGTGTATAAGCGTGATCCCTGCTTCACGAGTTTCGGAAACATGGAACAAGATCCGGGAGCAAAAAGAGACGTTCATAACCGCGCGTACAAAGGCATTCCGTCACACCCTGGAACCTTTCTTGTACTTGTTGCCCGCAGCCGTCGTTTTTGCCGGTTTTGTCTTCTACCCCTTTTTCAAGACGTTATATATCAGTCTTTTTCTCACCAATCCCGAGGGGGAAATCGGCCGGGTTGTCGAACTGAAAAACTATGCCGCGGTCTTCACATCCCCCGAATACCTGAACAGCATCCTCGTAACGTTAAAATTTGTGATCCTTACCGTGCCGGCGGAATTGGTGATCGGCTTTGTCCTCGCCGTATTCGCCAATGTCCAATTAAAGGGGATCGCCGTGTTCCGCACCCTCTATGCTTTGCCGATCGCCATCTCTTCTGCCTCCGCCGCCGTGATCTGGATGCTTTTGTTTAACCCGGGGAGCGGATGGATCAATTATTTGCTGGGCCTGCGACGCCCCAGCAAGCCCTGGACGACGCGGAGAAGAGCATCAACAGTGCATTGGATAACTACAATCAGACGGTGGGGATGA
- the mazF gene encoding endoribonuclease MazF: MFVPERGDLVYVRFNPQAGHEQAGTRPAIVLSPKSFNAGTGFAVVCPITRQKKGYPFEVELPAGLSVEGVILTDQVKSLDWRARQFQLKDHAPDEVVMDCLDLISTFLSVG; encoded by the coding sequence ATGTTTGTACCGGAACGTGGAGATCTTGTATACGTGCGCTTCAATCCGCAAGCCGGTCACGAACAGGCGGGTACAAGGCCAGCCATCGTATTGTCTCCAAAATCGTTTAACGCGGGGACGGGTTTTGCCGTTGTTTGCCCAATCACGCGCCAAAAAAAGGGCTACCCATTCGAGGTTGAGTTGCCTGCAGGCCTAAGTGTCGAAGGTGTGATTCTTACAGATCAGGTAAAAAGTCTCGATTGGAGAGCCAGACAGTTTCAACTTAAAGACCACGCACCTGATGAAGTCGTCATGGACTGTTTAGATCTCATCAGTACCTTTCTTTCTGTTGGATAG
- a CDS encoding AbrB/MazE/SpoVT family DNA-binding domain-containing protein, protein MMMEKGFTGKEESAVVIRTRVQKWGNSLAIRLPSAFAESISIQQGSEVELRLTNRTIIVVPRNRKPSLEDLLAKITPENRHEDIDLGTEGKELL, encoded by the coding sequence ATGATGATGGAGAAGGGATTTACGGGTAAGGAGGAGAGCGCAGTGGTCATCAGGACGAGAGTGCAGAAGTGGGGCAACAGCCTGGCCATACGCCTGCCCAGTGCGTTTGCCGAAAGTATTTCGATTCAACAGGGATCTGAGGTCGAACTCAGGCTGACAAACCGCACAATTATCGTGGTTCCGCGAAACCGAAAACCCTCTTTAGAGGACTTGCTGGCGAAGATCACCCCGGAAAACCGTCACGAGGACATTGACTTGGGGACCGAAGGAAAGGAACTGCTTTAA
- a CDS encoding Uma2 family endonuclease has translation MEHQPIAADLERWERIEGVIYDMTPPPTSDHQRIVGNLFREISVYLKGKTCTAYPAPFGVWLDTEDDGNYVEPDVTIVCDPSKIQPKGCVGVPDMVIEVLSPATAKKDKTAKLRAYRSAGVREYWIADPSNQIVEVYGLADDNVFPAVYSKDDTVAVGIFGDLNINLQDIF, from the coding sequence ATGGAGCACCAACCGATTGCAGCCGATTTGGAACGGTGGGAGCGGATCGAGGGCGTGATTTACGACATGACGCCGCCGCCAACGTCCGACCACCAAAGGATCGTCGGTAATCTGTTTCGTGAAATCAGCGTCTACTTGAAAGGCAAGACGTGTACGGCATATCCGGCCCCCTTTGGAGTTTGGTTGGACACAGAGGACGACGGGAACTACGTGGAGCCGGACGTCACAATCGTCTGTGACCCGAGCAAGATACAGCCGAAGGGTTGCGTGGGCGTCCCCGACATGGTGATCGAAGTCCTGAGTCCGGCCACAGCCAAGAAGGACAAGACCGCCAAGCTGAGGGCGTATAGATCCGCAGGCGTTCGTGAGTATTGGATCGCCGACCCGTCGAACCAGATTGTTGAGGTTTATGGACTAGCCGACGACAACGTGTTCCCGGCAGTCTACAGCAAGGATGACACGGTTGCGGTTGGTATTTTCGGGGACTTGAACATCAACCTGCAGGACATCTTTTAG